Proteins from a single region of Paraburkholderia sp. PGU19:
- a CDS encoding response regulator transcription factor, protein MRVLLVEDDLQIGQSLMRALQDADYSVDWVRDGNAGSAAIAAAEYTVVLLDLGLPGMGGIELLRSARAAGNTVPVLILTARDDLEARVQGLDVGADDYVLKPFDVPELMARMRAVLRRKAGYASSRLGDDALNLDLDKRTLCCNGVSSVLSAREFALMLAFLERPGTILSRDQLEDKLYGWGKEVESNAVDVLIHSVRKKFGQSVIRNVRGLGWTVMLGEAPKT, encoded by the coding sequence ATGCGAGTGCTACTGGTTGAAGACGATCTGCAGATTGGCCAAAGTCTGATGCGCGCGCTGCAGGACGCTGACTACAGCGTCGACTGGGTGCGCGACGGCAATGCGGGCAGCGCGGCCATCGCTGCCGCCGAATACACCGTCGTCCTGCTCGATCTCGGCTTGCCGGGCATGGGCGGCATCGAATTGCTGAGGTCGGCCCGCGCGGCGGGCAACACCGTGCCCGTGCTGATCCTCACCGCGCGCGACGACCTTGAAGCGCGCGTGCAGGGCCTCGACGTCGGCGCCGACGACTACGTGCTCAAACCCTTCGACGTGCCCGAGCTGATGGCGCGCATGCGCGCCGTGTTGCGGCGCAAGGCGGGCTACGCATCGTCGCGTCTCGGCGACGACGCGCTGAACCTCGATCTCGACAAGCGCACGCTGTGCTGCAATGGGGTGTCGTCGGTATTGTCGGCGCGCGAGTTCGCGCTGATGCTCGCGTTTCTCGAACGGCCCGGCACGATCCTGTCGCGCGACCAGCTGGAGGACAAGCTGTATGGCTGGGGCAAGGAAGTCGAGAGCAATGCCGTCGACGTGCTCATTCACTCGGTGCGCAAGAAGTTCGGACAGTCGGTGATTCGCAATGTACGCGGGCTCGGCTGGACCGTCATGCTCGGCGAAGCGCCGAAAACCTGA
- a CDS encoding alpha/beta hydrolase, with protein MSKHPAIEGLADRMTASWQARVVLCAMPLLVGRRAPARCAPPDVTQVRTRSRLLSLLGAWLAALLNPRSRRVRDGGLDGLWTLPSTRPGPIANAILYLHGGGYYFGSPATHRAVTTALAAHSGAPVFAPDYRLAPEHPFPAALEDALHAYRTLIARGIAANSIVVAGDSAGGGLALALLAALRDAGDALPAGAVLFSPWSDLTTTWRAARGTGPTTRVAMQHAAQLYIGDASAWDPYVSPARGELHDLPPIHLQISDSEAMYEDALSLAARLNRAGVTVQVAQWHAMPHALPCFAPFLPEANQALRQAAIFVRRCYATRKREAAAAVVACEGDGT; from the coding sequence ATGTCGAAGCATCCGGCTATCGAAGGCCTCGCGGATCGCATGACCGCAAGCTGGCAGGCGCGTGTCGTTCTCTGTGCGATGCCGCTGCTGGTCGGGCGGCGCGCTCCCGCACGTTGCGCACCGCCCGATGTCACGCAGGTGCGCACGCGCTCGCGCCTGCTGTCGTTGCTGGGCGCGTGGCTCGCGGCGCTTCTCAATCCCCGTTCACGCAGGGTGCGCGATGGCGGTCTCGACGGGCTGTGGACTTTGCCGTCGACCCGACCCGGACCGATCGCGAACGCGATTCTGTACCTGCACGGCGGCGGCTATTACTTTGGATCGCCTGCGACCCATCGCGCGGTGACGACGGCGCTCGCCGCGCATAGCGGCGCGCCCGTGTTCGCGCCCGACTACCGGCTCGCGCCCGAGCATCCGTTTCCCGCCGCGCTCGAAGATGCGTTGCACGCCTACCGCACGCTGATCGCGCGCGGCATCGCGGCGAACTCGATCGTCGTCGCGGGCGACTCGGCGGGCGGCGGGCTCGCGCTCGCGTTGCTGGCCGCGCTGCGCGACGCGGGCGACGCCTTGCCGGCGGGTGCCGTGCTGTTCTCGCCATGGTCCGATCTGACGACGACATGGCGCGCCGCGCGCGGCACAGGGCCAACGACACGGGTCGCGATGCAGCACGCCGCGCAGTTGTACATCGGCGACGCTAGCGCGTGGGACCCGTATGTGTCGCCGGCGCGCGGTGAACTACACGATCTGCCGCCCATCCATCTGCAGATCAGCGACAGCGAAGCGATGTACGAGGATGCGCTCTCGCTGGCGGCGCGCCTCAATCGCGCGGGCGTGACGGTGCAGGTTGCGCAATGGCATGCGATGCCGCACGCGCTGCCGTGTTTCGCGCCGTTTCTGCCGGAAGCGAATCAGGCATTGCGGCAGGCGGCGATATTCGTCAGGCGCTGCTACGCGACGCGCAAACGCGAGGCTGCGGCTGCCGTCGTCGCGTGCGAGGGGGACGGCACATGA
- a CDS encoding ATP-binding protein, with the protein MSMPKIRSLRNQLVLALCVLVSVVGVVQGISSWQLAKAGMSALLDLRLEQVATRLYHSGLADALPTTPARGSQPERDVYLTVWKDGIDSPYRSTDPSLALPREAEPGFTNAMVNGENWRIYTLREPSMVVQVAQRSRVRQDLAEARSLNTLWPMIVLVPLVWIAVLLVVRRALRRLTRLGRQVQAIDMAHFEQLSTSGVPTEIRPFILSINTMIERLERSIESERKFIADAAHELRTPLTALQLQADNLAPHIAPGNQERFRELQSGIRRSGRMIAQLLRLARADAPMKADTLTRVDVSEVVVDAVAEVLPIAMQRGIDIGADEMTSAFVRANDADIGIALRNLVSNAIRYTPDGGKVDLSIQVRDGKVWIEVVDNGPGIDEALLPRVFDRFFRANVQIEGSGLGLSIVQAIVNRYGGEASLRNRADGQSGIVASIGFPSVP; encoded by the coding sequence ATGTCCATGCCCAAGATCCGCTCCCTCAGAAATCAACTCGTGCTCGCCCTCTGTGTGCTGGTGAGCGTCGTCGGCGTGGTGCAGGGCATCAGCTCGTGGCAGCTTGCCAAAGCCGGCATGAGCGCGCTGCTCGATCTGCGTCTCGAACAGGTGGCCACGCGCCTGTATCACAGCGGCCTCGCCGATGCGCTGCCCACCACGCCCGCACGCGGCTCGCAGCCGGAGCGGGATGTCTATCTCACGGTCTGGAAGGACGGCATCGATTCGCCTTACCGTTCGACCGACCCCTCACTCGCGTTGCCGCGCGAGGCCGAGCCGGGCTTCACGAATGCGATGGTGAACGGCGAAAACTGGCGTATCTACACGCTGCGCGAGCCGTCGATGGTGGTCCAGGTCGCACAGCGTTCGCGCGTGCGCCAGGACCTCGCGGAAGCGCGCTCACTGAATACGCTGTGGCCGATGATCGTGCTCGTGCCGCTGGTGTGGATCGCCGTGCTGCTCGTCGTGCGGCGCGCGCTGAGGCGCCTGACGCGGCTCGGCAGACAGGTACAGGCCATCGACATGGCGCATTTCGAGCAACTGTCGACCTCGGGCGTGCCGACGGAGATACGCCCGTTCATCCTGTCGATCAACACGATGATCGAACGGCTCGAACGGTCCATCGAGAGCGAGCGGAAGTTCATCGCCGACGCCGCGCATGAGCTGCGCACCCCGCTTACCGCGCTGCAGTTGCAGGCGGACAACCTGGCGCCGCATATCGCGCCCGGCAACCAGGAGCGCTTCCGCGAACTGCAAAGCGGCATCCGGCGCAGCGGCCGGATGATCGCGCAACTGCTGCGGCTCGCGCGCGCCGATGCGCCCATGAAGGCGGATACGCTGACGCGCGTCGACGTGTCGGAGGTGGTCGTCGATGCCGTGGCCGAAGTCCTGCCGATCGCGATGCAGCGCGGCATCGACATCGGCGCCGACGAGATGACGAGTGCGTTCGTGCGCGCGAACGACGCCGATATCGGCATTGCGCTGCGCAACCTGGTCAGCAACGCGATCCGCTACACGCCCGACGGCGGCAAGGTCGATCTGAGCATCCAGGTGCGCGACGGGAAGGTGTGGATCGAAGTGGTCGATAACGGGCCGGGCATCGACGAGGCGCTGCTGCCGCGCGTGTTCGACCGGTTTTTCCGGGCCAATGTGCAGATCGAGGGCAGCGGGCTCGGCTTGTCGATCGTGCAGGCCATCGTGAACCGGTATGGCGGGGAGGCGAGCCTGCGCAATCGTGCGGATGGGCAATCGGGGATCGTCGCGTCGATCGGTTTTCCGTCGGTGCCGTAA
- a CDS encoding DUF4148 domain-containing protein, whose product MKTLIQTAAVAVLLALPIASFAQTTAPVSRAEVEAQLTQLESAGYNPIGDKAHYPANLEAAQARLDAQHADGYGGVADGTSQDGVAFHPQYDVGMKSIYVGH is encoded by the coding sequence ATGAAAACGCTGATTCAGACGGCTGCAGTCGCTGTGTTGCTCGCACTGCCCATCGCCTCGTTTGCGCAAACCACGGCACCCGTCTCGCGTGCCGAAGTCGAAGCGCAACTCACACAACTGGAAAGCGCGGGCTACAACCCGATTGGCGACAAGGCGCACTATCCAGCGAACCTCGAAGCTGCGCAGGCGCGTCTCGACGCGCAGCACGCGGACGGATATGGCGGCGTCGCGGACGGCACGTCGCAAGACGGAGTGGCCTTCCATCCTCAATACGATGTCGGGATGAAGTCGATTTACGTCGGACATTGA